A window from Candidatus Nitrospira neomarina encodes these proteins:
- a CDS encoding toll/interleukin-1 receptor domain-containing protein: MKKNITVFVSYARANRDLATRFLKKFKEQAAPSKQYHYTFWRDSDILVGEKWHEEIQHALGECDVGLVLISPALLGSQYIQDHELPKFVKSGGQAVIPVMLQPIDLERHDLKGLLQTQIFRLDRTRFASPKAYGECSGSHRDQFALELFRQVEARLDKIVVK; the protein is encoded by the coding sequence ATGAAAAAAAACATCACCGTGTTTGTGTCCTATGCCCGCGCCAATCGTGATCTGGCGACTCGGTTTTTGAAAAAGTTTAAAGAGCAGGCCGCGCCCTCCAAGCAGTATCACTATACCTTCTGGCGGGATAGCGATATCCTGGTAGGGGAGAAATGGCACGAAGAAATTCAACATGCCTTGGGAGAGTGCGACGTGGGATTGGTCCTGATCAGTCCTGCGTTGCTCGGATCTCAATATATACAGGATCACGAACTTCCCAAGTTTGTGAAGAGTGGAGGGCAAGCCGTCATTCCGGTCATGTTGCAACCCATCGATTTGGAACGTCATGATCTGAAAGGTTTACTCCAGACGCAAATCTTTCGGCTGGATCGCACGCGTTTCGCCTCTCCGAAAGCCTACGGTGAATGTTCGGGGTCTCATCGTGATCAATTTGCGTTGGAATTGTTTCGGCAGGTCGAAGCCCGTTTGGATAAAATCGTGGTCAAATAA
- a CDS encoding methyltransferase domain-containing protein — translation MNQYIFDNKSEEREFQRLQLVEAANDPTTIRLLEETGIQPGWHCLEVGAGAGSILRWMGSQVGPTGLAVGVDKKIAYLHKVDSPPVRIYKGSFLDVPLEQSFDLLHSRYVLIHNQEERAILEKMYSLLKPGGWALFEEPDFTSATLPEPEHKTPQGRVNRAMCQMFINLGLDPAYGLRLPHKLQDAGYHIVRVQSLMHLCPGNSPMAKVMAESAMVLEQEYSKTGLCSPEDIQAYVRLSQDSTHWALYHSTTSVIAQKPII, via the coding sequence ATGAATCAGTATATATTCGACAACAAATCAGAAGAGCGGGAATTTCAACGACTACAATTGGTTGAAGCCGCGAACGATCCCACTACCATCAGACTGTTGGAGGAAACGGGAATTCAACCGGGTTGGCATTGTCTGGAGGTGGGCGCAGGGGCAGGTTCCATCTTGCGTTGGATGGGAAGTCAGGTGGGACCGACAGGACTGGCGGTGGGTGTCGACAAGAAAATCGCGTATCTTCACAAGGTTGATTCTCCGCCTGTTCGGATATACAAGGGCTCTTTTCTTGATGTCCCCTTAGAACAATCCTTTGATCTCCTTCATAGCCGGTATGTTTTGATTCATAATCAAGAAGAGAGGGCCATACTGGAAAAAATGTATTCTCTCCTCAAGCCAGGAGGCTGGGCACTTTTTGAAGAACCGGACTTCACCTCGGCGACATTGCCAGAACCAGAGCATAAGACCCCCCAGGGAAGGGTGAACCGAGCCATGTGCCAGATGTTCATCAATCTCGGATTAGATCCGGCCTATGGCCTCCGGCTTCCGCACAAACTGCAAGATGCGGGATACCATATCGTCAGAGTTCAATCCCTCATGCATCTCTGTCCTGGAAATTCGCCAATGGCTAAGGTGATGGCGGAATCGGCGATGGTACTCGAACAGGAATATTCAAAGACCGGCCTATGCTCACCCGAAGACATTCAAGCGTATGTCCGACTCTCACAAGACTCCACTCATTGGGCATTGTACCATTCCACCACCTCCGTGATCGCTCAGAAGCCCATCATCTGA
- a CDS encoding SDR family NAD(P)-dependent oxidoreductase, whose amino-acid sequence MTQKILLIGNSDGIGAAVTRTLIARGEQVVGLSRSPSPLGPDGPRHILQDITAPEYPQVLATLLANEGPFDVCIFCAAIGSKLTLPDLSQEARVIDVNFTSMVRTLAALAPGWLERRQGHFIGLSSLADDFYNADSPAYTASKAGFSHYLVSMGLKLRLHGVYVTNIRFGFVDTKLPKASWKPLMMTADQAAAHVLRCLETKPRQLSVPKFAGLAIHGIRWMQSIRIWWS is encoded by the coding sequence ATGACACAGAAGATTCTCCTGATCGGCAATTCTGATGGAATCGGAGCGGCTGTGACCCGTACCCTTATTGCCCGCGGCGAACAGGTCGTCGGCCTTTCAAGAAGCCCCAGTCCACTTGGACCCGATGGCCCACGGCATATCCTACAGGATATTACCGCTCCCGAATATCCGCAGGTTCTAGCAACCCTTCTTGCCAACGAAGGGCCTTTTGACGTCTGCATATTTTGCGCGGCCATTGGCTCAAAACTAACGCTTCCTGACCTCTCACAGGAGGCCCGCGTCATTGACGTGAATTTTACGTCGATGGTACGGACCCTGGCCGCCCTCGCCCCCGGCTGGCTTGAGCGAAGACAGGGGCACTTTATCGGCCTATCAAGTCTCGCCGATGATTTTTACAACGCCGACTCCCCTGCCTATACAGCATCGAAGGCCGGGTTTAGTCATTATTTAGTCTCCATGGGATTAAAGCTCCGATTGCATGGTGTGTACGTAACCAATATCCGCTTTGGCTTTGTGGATACAAAACTGCCTAAGGCGTCCTGGAAGCCGCTGATGATGACGGCCGATCAGGCCGCAGCCCATGTCCTACGATGCTTGGAAACAAAACCCAGACAACTGAGCGTCCCCAAATTCGCAGGCCTCGCCATTCACGGTATCCGTTGGATGCAATCAATTCGAATATGGTGGTCCTAA
- a CDS encoding TraR/DksA family transcriptional regulator — MTQPPPDYDHFRTTLLTLQRELLAVSSTGQEAAQPVELDQTAVGRVSRMDALQQQAMAQAAQQRRHIQLQRIESALQRLENGKFGWCVRCGEEIFRKRLDVAPTVPLCIACADGRNP, encoded by the coding sequence ATGACACAGCCACCTCCTGATTACGACCATTTTCGAACAACGCTCCTAACCCTCCAGAGAGAATTGTTGGCCGTATCCTCCACCGGACAGGAAGCAGCCCAACCAGTGGAACTGGACCAAACCGCCGTCGGGCGCGTCTCACGAATGGATGCCCTCCAACAACAAGCAATGGCGCAAGCCGCTCAACAACGCCGACACATTCAATTGCAGCGGATTGAATCTGCCCTCCAACGTCTTGAAAACGGCAAATTCGGCTGGTGTGTAAGGTGCGGGGAAGAAATTTTTAGAAAACGACTAGACGTGGCTCCCACCGTTCCCCTCTGTATCGCTTGTGCCGATGGAAGAAACCCATAA
- a CDS encoding response regulator, which produces MNTNYVSDTAQRTAGMFSGQSYRGGVLVIDDEAAICKVVRMALEKDGYYVVDAEDGAQAIRILNEGEHPVVIDVIITDIRMPNINGIEAIKYFQREYPSVPLIVLTGFPDIDLATQLMKQGITDYLVKPVDRKKLHTAVADAIASRHLDWFA; this is translated from the coding sequence ATGAACACGAATTACGTATCAGACACGGCTCAACGAACCGCAGGCATGTTTTCCGGCCAGAGTTATCGGGGCGGAGTCCTGGTCATCGATGATGAAGCCGCCATTTGCAAAGTCGTTCGAATGGCCTTGGAAAAAGACGGCTACTATGTGGTGGACGCGGAAGACGGCGCGCAAGCCATCCGCATCCTCAACGAAGGAGAGCATCCAGTGGTCATTGATGTCATTATCACGGATATTCGGATGCCCAATATCAATGGCATAGAAGCCATAAAATACTTTCAACGGGAATATCCCAGCGTGCCGTTGATCGTATTAACCGGTTTTCCCGATATCGATCTGGCCACACAGCTCATGAAACAAGGAATAACCGATTATCTGGTCAAGCCGGTCGATCGGAAAAAATTACACACCGCTGTGGCCGATGCCATAGCCTCACGACACCTCGACTGGTTTGCTTAA
- a CDS encoding iron-containing redox enzyme family protein, producing MSIKKLSSAQFRLKLLNLMTQKHHWAWPQFVGPSISKAQLKIHYQQEYAVYVRDFPVFLARIHGQNPPLEVRKMLAENIYEEDTGMLSLGTSHPELFMRMMEGLGFRSREFEKIRLLPATQRYRSWLDRISNSSDWVLSAAVLTIFVEGSVNDRQELLHPVKSKAPRHIQKKITHHPLVQHHGVSHQAMDLIRAHQMVETGHRHDAYAMVIHYAGTHSHQDEILAAIKKTLLLWLRYRDGVARACGLTQR from the coding sequence ATGTCCATCAAGAAATTATCTTCAGCGCAATTTCGTCTGAAATTGCTGAATCTCATGACTCAGAAGCATCATTGGGCCTGGCCTCAATTCGTTGGGCCATCCATCTCCAAAGCGCAACTCAAAATTCATTATCAACAAGAGTACGCCGTGTATGTCCGGGACTTCCCCGTTTTCCTGGCGCGTATTCACGGGCAAAATCCTCCGTTAGAAGTCCGAAAAATGTTAGCCGAAAATATTTATGAGGAAGATACCGGGATGCTGTCATTGGGGACTTCACATCCTGAACTCTTTATGAGAATGATGGAGGGTTTAGGGTTTCGCTCACGCGAATTTGAAAAGATTCGGTTATTGCCTGCTACCCAGCGCTATCGGTCCTGGTTGGACCGGATTTCTAATAGTTCTGATTGGGTCTTAAGCGCCGCCGTTTTGACAATTTTTGTCGAAGGCAGCGTCAACGATCGTCAGGAACTCCTCCATCCGGTTAAATCCAAAGCTCCCCGGCATATTCAGAAAAAGATTACACATCATCCCCTGGTTCAGCATCATGGGGTCTCGCACCAAGCCATGGATCTTATCCGAGCGCATCAAATGGTTGAGACCGGTCATCGTCATGATGCCTATGCGATGGTGATCCACTATGCCGGCACTCATTCCCATCAAGATGAAATTCTGGCCGCAATCAAAAAAACACTTCTCCTTTGGCTTCGCTATCGTGATGGAGTGGCCCGTGCCTGCGGATTGACACAACGGTGA
- a CDS encoding CBS domain-containing protein, whose translation MATIGQFMTRNLSFVTEDASIQEAATHMHNQRIGSLLVKHESEFSGIVTETDVVRAVAEHPAQIERLKVKELMSSPIITVDRNMSVHYARDLMADRKIRHLAVTGEKGDIVGIISVRDLLAYFKTVAKDLKIAEEDG comes from the coding sequence ATGGCCACGATCGGGCAATTCATGACACGGAATCTGAGCTTTGTGACTGAAGATGCCAGCATCCAGGAAGCGGCTACACATATGCATAACCAGCGGATTGGTTCCTTGTTGGTTAAGCACGAGTCTGAATTTTCCGGAATTGTGACGGAAACGGATGTCGTGCGCGCAGTAGCTGAACACCCTGCCCAAATTGAACGCTTGAAGGTGAAGGAGCTGATGTCCAGCCCGATCATAACCGTGGACAGGAATATGTCTGTTCATTATGCCCGGGATCTCATGGCCGATCGGAAGATTCGCCACTTGGCCGTCACCGGAGAAAAAGGAGACATTGTCGGTATCATATCGGTGCGAGACCTTTTGGCCTATTTTAAAACAGTAGCGAAGGACCTCAAGATAGCTGAAGAGGATGGGTGA
- a CDS encoding c-type cytochrome yields the protein MQILRQKMQSRVWIILVTVSFACASAWAGSAGDLQPRVPSDRMEQALSFTNPFTPTEEFIASGKKLYEGKGWCAFCHGWEGTGAPTAGRTFPPDIKMPTNFADAAWQAARSDGELFWVLIHGSHGTDMVAYMPQYITDKEAWQIIAYIRTFGGT from the coding sequence ATGCAAATATTAAGGCAAAAGATGCAATCGAGAGTCTGGATCATCCTTGTAACGGTTTCTTTCGCCTGTGCCTCGGCTTGGGCGGGCAGTGCCGGAGATCTTCAGCCACGAGTCCCGTCTGATCGTATGGAGCAGGCCCTATCCTTTACGAATCCCTTCACCCCCACCGAGGAATTTATTGCGAGCGGAAAAAAACTTTATGAAGGCAAGGGCTGGTGCGCCTTTTGTCATGGCTGGGAGGGGACAGGGGCACCGACCGCGGGTCGAACCTTTCCTCCTGATATCAAAATGCCAACCAATTTTGCAGATGCGGCCTGGCAGGCAGCCAGAAGTGATGGGGAACTGTTCTGGGTTCTAATTCATGGGAGTCACGGGACTGACATGGTGGCATACATGCCGCAGTATATTACGGATAAGGAGGCCTGGCAGATCATCGCCTACATCCGAACCTTCGGAGGAACATAA
- a CDS encoding NAD(P)/FAD-dependent oxidoreductase, with translation MPSDIDIAIIGAGAAGLAAGIFAAETNPHLSIALLDSAKTIGAKILVSGGGRCNVTNQRVTASDFHGNRKLIDRILRRFDEQATIRWFSSLGIPLKTEATEKLFPVTNKARTVLDGLLRRCEALGVSLLTQHFVQDLTRKGEDFSIQHSQGTLRAKRVILATGGRSLPKTGSDGSGWDLAQRLGHTVTPTYPALVPLLLEPAFFHATLSGISHDVMLTTTLAGKTLDRCTGSLLWTHFGISGPVVLDASRVWVGAAAQGKAVRLHLHCFPHLSNQDVEKWLMQAATLPGRKLVSTLLAERLPTRVASMLASIQEPGLSDTPINLLPKEARRNLIRTLTNLDLPVIGSRGWNFAEVTAGGVPLEEISVHSMGSRHMPGLYVIGEMLDCDGRIGGFNFQWAWATGYLAGCHAALDIMKQPVAAEGQR, from the coding sequence ATGCCTTCCGACATCGACATCGCCATTATCGGCGCAGGAGCAGCAGGGCTGGCAGCCGGCATTTTCGCGGCGGAGACAAACCCGCATCTCTCTATTGCCCTTCTGGACAGTGCCAAAACTATCGGTGCCAAGATCCTGGTGTCCGGAGGTGGACGCTGCAATGTCACCAATCAACGTGTCACCGCTTCCGACTTCCACGGGAACAGAAAGCTGATTGACCGGATCCTTCGACGCTTCGACGAACAGGCCACCATTCGATGGTTTAGTTCTTTGGGGATCCCGTTAAAAACCGAAGCCACGGAAAAACTGTTTCCCGTGACCAACAAAGCCCGAACCGTCCTTGATGGGCTCCTCAGACGTTGCGAGGCACTGGGCGTTTCCCTTTTAACTCAACATTTCGTTCAAGATCTGACCAGAAAAGGGGAAGATTTCTCGATCCAACATTCCCAGGGGACACTTCGGGCCAAACGAGTTATTCTCGCGACCGGTGGCCGGTCTCTCCCCAAAACCGGATCCGATGGATCAGGTTGGGATTTAGCCCAACGGTTGGGACATACCGTCACCCCCACCTATCCGGCCTTGGTGCCTTTGCTCCTTGAGCCCGCGTTTTTTCATGCCACCCTTTCGGGTATTTCTCATGACGTAATGCTCACCACTACCCTTGCGGGAAAAACCTTGGATCGATGCACCGGCAGCTTGTTGTGGACACATTTCGGCATCAGTGGGCCGGTGGTCTTGGATGCCAGTCGGGTTTGGGTTGGCGCAGCCGCGCAGGGAAAAGCTGTCCGCCTGCATCTCCATTGCTTCCCTCACCTCTCAAACCAGGATGTGGAGAAATGGCTCATGCAGGCCGCCACCCTCCCCGGGCGAAAACTTGTTTCCACACTGTTAGCCGAGCGGTTACCCACGCGTGTAGCTAGCATGCTGGCCAGCATCCAAGAACCCGGCCTTTCTGACACGCCGATTAACCTCTTGCCCAAAGAGGCTCGCCGGAATCTGATCCGGACACTCACCAATCTTGATCTTCCCGTCATTGGATCACGCGGATGGAACTTTGCCGAAGTCACGGCCGGGGGTGTCCCCCTGGAAGAAATATCTGTCCATTCCATGGGCTCTCGGCACATGCCTGGGCTCTATGTGATTGGAGAAATGTTGGATTGCGATGGCCGCATCGGCGGGTTTAACTTTCAATGGGCCTGGGCAACAGGGTATCTGGCAGGATGCCATGCGGCCCTGGATATCATGAAACAACCAGTAGCAGCAGAGGGACAGCGATGA
- a CDS encoding DUF2130 domain-containing protein produces MTEPTIICPQCKTEIKLTESLAAPLLEATKREFEQRLAQKDADAAKRDAALREREALLAKSQERFEEQVADKLKLERSKIAAEEARKARLALSNDLDQKSKEIREIQEILKQKDEKLSEAQKVQADLLRKQRELDDAKRELDLTIEKRVQEGLTATRDQAKKEAEEGLKFKVMEKEQTIASMQKQIEELKRRAEQGSQQLQGEVQELELEAMLISKFPLDQVSPVAKGEHGGDVLHRVAGPFGQACGTILWESKRTKNWSDGWLIKLREDQRQAKAEIAIIVSQALPKEVETFEFIDGVWVTHPKVALPLAIAMRNTLMEVACARQASEGQQTKMEMVYQYLMGPRFRQRVQAIVEGFSSMKEDLDKERKVIMKQWAKREEQIDRVMMATVGMYGDLQGIAGKTLQEIEGLELQALNAPTDESDGKLL; encoded by the coding sequence ATGACTGAACCCACGATCATCTGCCCGCAGTGTAAAACGGAAATCAAACTGACTGAGTCGCTCGCGGCCCCTCTTCTCGAAGCCACCAAGCGGGAGTTCGAGCAACGACTTGCTCAAAAAGATGCTGATGCCGCCAAGCGGGATGCGGCCTTGCGTGAGCGCGAAGCTCTGCTGGCCAAATCACAGGAAAGGTTCGAAGAGCAAGTGGCTGACAAGCTGAAACTCGAACGCAGCAAAATTGCGGCGGAAGAAGCGAGAAAAGCCAGGCTGGCGCTCTCGAATGATCTCGATCAGAAATCTAAAGAAATACGTGAGATTCAAGAAATTCTTAAACAAAAGGATGAAAAACTTTCGGAAGCACAAAAAGTTCAAGCCGATCTGCTCCGAAAGCAACGGGAACTGGATGACGCCAAACGCGAATTGGATCTCACCATAGAAAAGCGCGTTCAGGAAGGACTCACCGCCACCAGGGATCAGGCCAAAAAAGAAGCCGAAGAAGGGCTCAAATTTAAAGTCATGGAGAAAGAGCAGACCATTGCTTCCATGCAAAAACAAATTGAAGAACTCAAGCGTCGTGCTGAACAGGGATCCCAACAACTTCAGGGCGAAGTCCAGGAGCTCGAACTCGAAGCCATGCTCATCTCGAAATTCCCTCTGGATCAGGTTTCACCCGTGGCCAAAGGCGAGCATGGCGGCGATGTGCTGCACCGGGTTGCCGGCCCATTTGGGCAAGCCTGCGGAACCATCTTGTGGGAATCGAAGAGAACCAAGAACTGGAGCGATGGCTGGCTCATCAAGTTACGTGAGGATCAGCGGCAGGCCAAAGCTGAAATTGCGATCATCGTCAGCCAAGCCCTACCCAAAGAAGTGGAAACATTCGAATTCATCGACGGCGTCTGGGTCACTCATCCCAAGGTCGCTCTGCCGCTGGCCATTGCCATGCGTAATACGCTCATGGAGGTGGCCTGCGCCCGGCAGGCCTCGGAGGGGCAGCAAACCAAAATGGAAATGGTCTATCAGTATTTGATGGGTCCGCGCTTCCGGCAACGGGTTCAAGCGATCGTCGAAGGGTTCTCCTCGATGAAGGAGGATCTTGATAAGGAGCGGAAAGTCATTATGAAACAATGGGCTAAACGTGAAGAGCAAATTGATCGGGTGATGATGGCGACCGTGGGCATGTATGGGGACCTGCAAGGCATAGCCGGAAAGACTTTGCAGGAAATTGAAGGGCTGGAACTTCAGGCTTTAAACGCGCCGACGGACGAATCCGACGGAAAATTATTGTAA
- a CDS encoding class I SAM-dependent methyltransferase, with protein MTKPGEIFSIIPLLVHPESLRGEPIAISHACPLCFKPEPTLVGNDRCRSYFSCRQCRLIFVPPVYHLSPEQEKDHYDHHENHSDDPGYRKFLNQLAEPLHNRLRPHSSGLDFGSGPGPTLSLILQESGHTLSIYDPFYAYNPPLLGQTYDFITATEVAEHLHHPGLELDQLWARLKVDGILGIMTQLAPSDRPFLDWYYIKDPTHVCFFSHETWGWLSSRWGAEIIYLQKNVVLFRKPSDSQSR; from the coding sequence TTGACCAAGCCTGGCGAGATATTTTCTATCATCCCACTCCTTGTTCATCCTGAATCCTTACGCGGGGAACCTATCGCCATTTCTCATGCCTGCCCACTGTGTTTCAAACCGGAACCCACATTAGTGGGAAACGACCGGTGCCGGTCATACTTCTCCTGCAGGCAGTGTCGGCTCATTTTCGTTCCGCCCGTCTATCACCTATCACCCGAACAGGAAAAGGATCACTACGACCACCATGAAAACCATTCTGACGACCCGGGCTATCGAAAATTTTTAAACCAATTGGCCGAACCACTCCACAATCGCCTGAGACCACATAGTTCCGGATTGGATTTTGGCTCTGGTCCCGGTCCGACCCTCTCTCTCATTCTTCAAGAATCCGGACATACTCTGTCGATTTACGACCCCTTTTATGCGTACAATCCTCCTCTCCTGGGACAGACCTATGATTTCATCACAGCCACGGAAGTGGCCGAGCATCTTCACCATCCCGGACTGGAATTAGACCAGTTATGGGCCCGACTGAAGGTTGATGGCATCTTGGGAATCATGACCCAATTGGCGCCATCCGATCGACCGTTTCTCGATTGGTATTACATCAAAGACCCCACGCATGTTTGCTTTTTTTCACACGAGACCTGGGGATGGCTGAGTTCACGATGGGGAGCGGAAATCATCTACTTGCAAAAAAATGTCGTCTTGTTTCGTAAACCGTCGGACTCCCAATCCAGATAG
- a CDS encoding mechanosensitive ion channel domain-containing protein → MTFLDHFFDTLPIFLPILLVLALVSTGLWVAHWFFFRRNGGLKEEDRFSARVGMLLLVGAGIVLILLALPVDKETHKELFQLLALLITAVITLSSTTFVSNALAGFMLRGMQSFRLGDFLRVENQFGRVTERGLFHTEIQTEERDLTTLPNLFLVSHPITVLRSSGTIVSATVSLGYDISHKTIEKLLSDAALAAKLKDPFVHIMELGDYSVTYRVSGFLSEVKQLLSARSNLRAQMLTTLHNAGIEIVSPVVMNQRRLEDGIRVLPPQLSELPHEEEKIVECNPESLIFDKADAMAQIEALKEQREAIREEITVLEGQAKSKKEHIGPWIEQRITRIRQEEERLSLQIQQAEAAKIE, encoded by the coding sequence ATGACCTTCCTTGATCACTTCTTTGATACCCTCCCTATCTTTCTTCCAATTTTATTGGTCCTCGCACTGGTCAGTACCGGGTTATGGGTGGCCCATTGGTTCTTCTTTCGCCGAAATGGCGGCCTGAAGGAGGAAGATCGATTTTCAGCCCGTGTGGGGATGTTACTACTAGTGGGAGCTGGGATTGTTCTCATTCTCCTGGCCCTTCCTGTCGACAAAGAAACTCACAAAGAACTTTTTCAGCTATTGGCGCTATTGATCACCGCCGTCATTACCCTTTCTTCCACGACCTTCGTCTCCAATGCCTTAGCGGGTTTTATGTTGCGGGGCATGCAAAGCTTTCGGTTAGGTGATTTTCTTCGCGTGGAAAATCAATTCGGGCGGGTCACAGAACGAGGATTGTTCCACACGGAAATTCAAACAGAAGAACGCGACCTCACGACTCTTCCTAACTTATTTTTAGTTTCTCACCCGATTACCGTGCTTCGTTCATCCGGCACGATTGTCTCCGCCACGGTGTCGTTAGGATATGACATCTCCCACAAGACCATTGAAAAACTCTTATCGGATGCCGCTCTTGCCGCCAAACTCAAAGACCCGTTTGTCCACATTATGGAACTCGGGGATTATTCCGTGACCTATCGAGTCTCCGGATTTTTAAGTGAGGTCAAACAATTGCTCAGTGCACGGTCGAACCTTCGCGCACAGATGCTCACCACGCTGCATAATGCGGGCATTGAAATTGTATCCCCTGTGGTCATGAATCAACGCCGGCTGGAGGATGGCATTCGAGTCTTGCCGCCCCAACTCTCCGAATTGCCGCATGAAGAAGAAAAGATCGTTGAGTGTAATCCTGAATCACTGATTTTTGACAAAGCCGACGCAATGGCACAGATAGAGGCGCTAAAAGAGCAGCGTGAAGCAATTCGAGAGGAAATTACTGTTTTGGAGGGTCAAGCCAAATCCAAAAAAGAACATATCGGCCCCTGGATTGAACAACGAATAACCCGCATTCGACAGGAAGAGGAGCGTCTCTCCCTCCAGATTCAACAAGCCGAAGCAGCAAAAATTGAGTAA